From Coffea arabica cultivar ET-39 chromosome 10e, Coffea Arabica ET-39 HiFi, whole genome shotgun sequence, one genomic window encodes:
- the LOC113711854 gene encoding protein WHAT'S THIS FACTOR 9, mitochondrial-like — translation MHFLLRRLRHSDHHHYQLQLRCLYDAAASVKCVRDRGLDHAVERERNLKPVLNLKNLIKSEPSKSLPLSLISQSRDSLKIPIRPIEFIRKFPSIFEEFLPGGIGIQPHIKLTPEVLNYDKEEEIIYQSVNYRQDVADRLLKLLMIRRINSIPLSIIDGLRWELGLPQDYVKTVVPEFPDYFRVRDDANGGFLELVCWSNELAVSALEKGKEPIEFTFKYSNGFEMDKKYKKWVDEWRKLPYISPYENALHLAPKSDDSDKWAVAVLHEILNLFLGSKGERESVLSLGEWLGLRSRFKRALLQHPGIFYVSSKIGTHTVVLKEAYKRGMLIKKVPLMDMRYKYVQLMNLVKEDKRSKSVEQKKSRDLKGDQGEEALEDDESRAEEDEEMHDLSDEESDCEYEERMNSKNRGNLSGKRYKEKESPRTVLGRSPGRNSSQNAGKSNTKFHLRTEIQDCKSACGGSLERFNVPRRKNKSVSRERAST, via the coding sequence ATGCATTTCCTCCTCCGTCGCCTTCGACATTCCGACCACCACCACTACCAGTTGCAGCTTCGATGCCTCTACGACGCGGCGGCTTCGGTGAAATGCGTCCGTGACAGGGGACTCGACCACGCAGTCGAGAGAGAAAGAAACCTTAAGCCAGTGCTGAACCTAAAAAATCTCATAAAATCAGAGCCTTCAAAGTCTCTCCCGCTGTCGCTGATATCTCAATCCAGAGATTCTCTTAAAATTCCAATTCGTCCCATTGAATTCATCCGAAAATTCCCTTCAATTTTTGAAGAATTTCTCCCTGGTGGCATTGGCATTCAACCACACATCAAGCTGACCCCGGAAGTGCTGAATTACGACAAGGAAGAAGAAATTATCTACCAAAGTGTAAACTACAGGCAAGATGTTGCTGACCGTCTTTTAAAGCTTTTGATGATTCGTAGAATTAACAGCATTCCACTGAGTATCATTGATGGGCTGAGGTGGGAACTGGGTTTGCCTCAAGATTATGTAAAAACTGTTGTTCCGGAATTTCCAGATTATTTTAGAGTGAGAGATGATGCAAATGGAGGGTTTTTGGAGTTAGTTTGTTGGAGCAATGAGCTTGCAGTTTCAGCCTTGGAAAAGGGGAAGGAGCCAATTGAGTTTACTTTCAAGTATTCCAATGGTTTTGAGATGGATAAGAAATATAAAAAATGGGTGGATGAGTGGCGAAAGTTGCCATACATCTCACCTTATGAAAATGCCCTGCATCTTGCGCCAAAAAGTGATGACTCCGATAAGTGGGCAGTCGCAGTTTTACATGAGATTCTTAATCTTTTTCTTGGAAGTAAAGGAGAGAGGGAGAGTGTACTTAGCTTAGGCGAGTGGTTGGGGCTCAGGTCGAGGTTTAAGAGGGCATTGTTACAACATCCGGGGATATTCTACGTGTCAAGTAAGATTGGAACTCATACGGTGGTTTTGAAGGAGGCTTATAAAAGGGGCATGTTGATTAAGAAGGTTCCTTTGATGGACATGAGGTACAAGTATGTTCAATTGATGAACTTGGTGAAGGAGGATAAAAGATCGAAGAGTGTAGAGCAAAAGAAGAGTCGTGATCTGAAGGGAGATCAAGGGGAAGAAGCATTGGAAGATGATGAAAGTCGTGCGGAAGAAGATGAGGAAATGCATGATTTGTCTGATGAGGAGAGTGATTGTGAATatgaagaaagaatgaattcAAAAAATAGGGGAAACTTATCAGGGAAAAGATATAAAGAGAAGGAGTCTCCAAGAACTGTGTTGGGAAGATCACCTGGAAGAAACTCGTCCCAAAATGCAGGCAAAAGTAACACTAAATTTCATCTAAGAACAGAGATTCAAGATTGTAAAAGTGCTTGTGGTGGATCACTGGAGAGATTTAATGttccaagaagaaagaataaGTCTGTTTCAAGGGAAAGGGCTTCTACGTAG
- the LOC113712940 gene encoding patellin-3-like — MAEETKNTAAEAPAEVVVSDVQAVVEKESTVGPKPEPDPVPKSEAAMEKPAEEAAVETLEAEAEKAEEKIAESASFKEETNVVEELPDPQKKAIDEFKKLIREALDKHEFTAPPPPPPAAPAKEEEKKPEPEEEKKPEPEAEAAASAAATEEVKPTEEVEKKEGVEETKTEEKKEAEAEAPAAQVTPPVSEEPPKPEAEPVVEEKKEVITPPSAEPQPAPVVAAKVEEKAETEEIKETIVEETTPPAAPAPEAAAQVEEQPKEEPKEEVVEEPKGPEEVSIWGIPLLADERSDVILLKFLRARDFKVKDAFSMLKSVVAWRKEFGIEGLLEEEGVGSGLEKVVYMHGVDKEGHPVCYNAFGEFQDKELYQNAFADADKRSKFLRWRIQFLEKSIRKLDFHPDGINTIVQVNDLKNSPGLFLFKKELRQATNQALQLLQDNYPEFVAKQVFINVPWWYVAYNRMISPFLTTRTKSKFVFAGPSKTAETLFKYIAPEQVPVQYGGLSRGGEQEFTIAEAATEEIIKPSSKQTVEFPATEAGSTLVWEVRVVGWEVTHGAEFVPSAEGGYTVIVQKSRKSGPTDEPVISGSYKIGEPGKIVLTFDNQTSRKKKLLCRSKIKSE, encoded by the exons ATGGCGGAGGAAACAAAGAATACAGCAGCAGAGGCACCAGCGGAGGTGGTGGTATCCGATGTTCAGGCTGTTGTTGAGAAGGAATCAACGGTGGGCCCAAAACCGGAGCCTGATCCGGTTCCAAAGTCGGAGGCGGCAATGGAGAAGCCGGCGGAAGAGGCTGCCGTGGAGACCCTCGAGGCTGAGGCTGAGAAGGCTGAGGAGAAGATTGCTGAATCTGCTTCATTTAAGGAAGAAACCAACGTTGTTGAAGAATTACCTGACCCGCAGAAGAAGGCTATTGATGAGTTCAAAAAGTTGATTCGGGAGGCGCTTGACAAGCATGAATTCACTGCCCCGCCTCCGCCGCCTCCTGCTGCTCCGGctaaggaggaggagaagaagcCAGAACCGGAGGAGGAGAAGAAGCCAGAACCGGAGGCGGAAGCCGCGGCGTCGGCGGCTGCCACCGAGGAGGTAAAACCGACTGAAGAGGTGGAGAAGAAGGAAGGTGTTGAAGAAACGAAAACTGAAGAGAAGAAGGAAGCTGAAGCCGAGGCGCCTGCTGCTCAAGTCACTCCACCTGTATCGGAGGAACCACCAAAGCCTGAGGCCGAGCCCGTTGttgaagaaaagaaggaagtcATCACACCACCATCAGCAGAGCCACAGCCTGCCCCTGTTGTGGCTGCGAAGGTGGAGGAAAAGGCTGAGACTGAAGAAATCAAGGAAACCATAGTTGAAGAAACCACCCCGCCTGCCGCCCCCGCTCCTGAGGCAGCTGCTCAGGTGGAGGAGCAGCCAAAGGAGGAACCAAAAGAGGAAGTCGTGGAGGAACCAAAGGGCCCGGAGGAAGTATCCATATGGGGAATTCCTCTCTTGGCCGATGAGAGAAGTGACGTGATCCTTCTCAAGTTCCTCAGGGCAAGAGACTTCAAGGTCAAGGATGCTTTTTCCATGCTCAAAAGCGTTGTCGCCTGGCGAAAAGAATTTGGAATTGAGGGACTGTTGGAGGAAGAAGGTGTTGGGAGTGGACTGGAAAAGGTTGTTTACATGCATGGAGTGGATAAAGAAGGACACCCCGTTTGTTACAACGCTTTTGGTGAATTTCAGGATAAGGAATTGTATCAGAACGCTTTTGCTGATGCTGACAAGCGTTCTAAGTTCCTGAGGTGGCGAATTCAGTTCTTGGAGAAGAGTATCAGGAAGCTGGACTTCCATCCTGATGGGATCAACACAATCGTTCAAGTCAATGATCTCAAGAATTCCCCTGGACTCTTCCTCTTCAAGAAGGAGTTGAGACAGGCCACCAATCAAGCCCTCCAATTGTTGCAGGACAATTATCCTGAATTTGTTGCCAAACAG GTGTTCATCAATGTTCCATGGTGGTACGTGGCCTACAATAGGATGATCAGTCCATTCTTGACCACAAGGACCAAGAGCAAGTTTGTATTTGCCGGTCCTTCCAAAACTGCTGAGACCCTATTCAA GTACATAGCACCTGAACAAGTACCTGTACAGTATGGTGGTCTTAGCAGAGGAGGCGAACAAGAATTTACTATTGCTGAAGCTGCAACAGAGGAAATTATCAAGCCATCATCTAAGCAAACCGTTGAATTCCCAGCTACTGAG GCTGGCAGCACTCTTGTGTGGGAGGTAAGAGTAGTAGGATGGGAAGTAACTCATGGAGCTGAATTTGTACCGAGTGCTGAGGGTGGCTACACTGTGATTGtacaaaagtcaagaaagtctGGACCAACAGATGAACCAGTGATCAGTGGAAGCTATAAAATTGGGGAACCAGGCAAGATTGTGCTTACATTTGATAATCAAACTTCCAGGAAGAAGAAGCTTCTCTGTAGGTCCAAGATCAAGTCAGAGTGA